The following are encoded in a window of Bacteroidia bacterium genomic DNA:
- the prfA gene encoding peptide chain release factor 1, with protein sequence MNDNVILDKLASINIKFNEIGEQLTNPEVISDMKRFISLSKEYRNLEPLIQSYKIYIDSLSNIQSAKEIIANEKDEEMRDMAKAELEELTLKITGIEEEIKILMLPKDPEDFKNAILEIRAGTGGDEASIFAGDLYRMYNKYCENKKWKVEVTSFSEGTVGGYKELICKVTGDGVYGILKYESGVHRVQRVPQTETQGRVHTSAATIAVLPEAEEFDIVVNQNDIKKETFCSSGPGGQSVNTTYSAVRLTHIPTGIVVSCQDEKSQIKNNEKAMGELRTRIYNMEYQKHMDKIAAKRKTMVSTGDRSAKIRTYNYPQNRVTDHRINLTLYNLDAVINGDIDELISKLQMAENAEKMKESEI encoded by the coding sequence ATGAACGACAATGTAATTCTAGATAAACTAGCTTCAATAAATATAAAATTCAACGAAATCGGAGAGCAACTTACAAATCCTGAAGTTATTTCTGATATGAAAAGGTTTATTTCTTTAAGTAAAGAATACCGTAATCTCGAACCACTTATTCAGTCATATAAAATATATATTGACTCATTAAGTAATATACAGAGTGCAAAAGAAATTATCGCTAATGAAAAGGATGAAGAGATGCGCGATATGGCAAAAGCCGAACTTGAAGAATTAACATTAAAAATTACAGGAATTGAAGAAGAAATTAAAATACTGATGCTACCTAAAGATCCTGAAGATTTCAAAAATGCAATTCTTGAAATTAGAGCAGGAACTGGTGGTGATGAGGCTTCAATTTTTGCAGGTGATTTGTACAGAATGTATAACAAATACTGCGAAAATAAAAAATGGAAAGTTGAAGTTACAAGTTTTTCTGAAGGAACTGTTGGCGGGTACAAAGAGTTAATCTGTAAAGTAACAGGAGATGGTGTTTATGGAATTCTAAAATACGAATCGGGTGTACACCGTGTACAACGCGTTCCTCAAACTGAAACTCAGGGAAGAGTTCATACTTCGGCTGCAACAATTGCTGTACTTCCGGAAGCAGAAGAATTTGATATTGTTGTAAATCAAAACGACATTAAAAAAGAAACTTTTTGCTCAAGTGGCCCAGGCGGACAATCAGTAAATACAACCTATTCGGCGGTTAGACTTACACATATTCCAACAGGTATTGTAGTAAGCTGTCAGGACGAGAAATCGCAAATTAAAAATAACGAAAAGGCAATGGGCGAACTCCGTACCAGAATTTATAATATGGAGTATCAAAAACACATGGATAAAATTGCTGCCAAAAGAAAAACCATGGTTTCAACAGGTGATAGATCTGCAAAAATCAGAACATACAATTACCCTCAGAATCGTGTAACAGATCACAGAATAAATCTTACCTTATATAACTTAGACGCTGTAATTAATGGTGATATTGATGAATTAATCAGCAAGCTTCAAATGGCAGAAAATGCTGAAAAAATGAAAGAATCAGAAATTTAG
- a CDS encoding DoxX family protein, translating to MIKKVFLIVLCSVLGVIFVFSGISKLYPIEPFEYTFVDIGLFNWQIAPFIARIFIGFELFVGILLFINFKKFSFKLGVLTLLFFCIYLVLLLLFSGNKGNCGCFGTYIYMTPLQALIKNVIMIIAFIILMKFYSGWSLSKKVNIIITLVIASSFIMPFILNPVELNYSEAYLNKKENNFKLELDSLYKYATLSKPPQTLSQDKHIIIFLSLRCKYCKIAANKIRIIHERNPKIPFYFVLNGDIEDLEPFFEKTSSQNIPHCLLLGKSFVYLAGTNMPVIYLVNNSIVENEVNYIDLDQGEIEKWLTQ from the coding sequence ATGATTAAAAAGGTATTTCTAATTGTTTTATGTTCTGTATTAGGAGTAATATTTGTGTTTTCCGGAATAAGTAAATTATATCCGATAGAACCTTTTGAATATACTTTTGTAGATATAGGGTTATTTAACTGGCAGATAGCACCTTTTATTGCTCGTATATTTATTGGTTTTGAGTTATTTGTTGGCATATTGTTATTTATTAACTTCAAAAAATTTTCATTTAAGTTAGGTGTTTTGACTTTGCTGTTTTTCTGTATTTATCTTGTTTTATTATTATTATTTAGTGGTAATAAAGGCAATTGTGGCTGTTTTGGTACCTACATTTACATGACACCGTTACAGGCATTAATTAAAAATGTAATTATGATTATTGCTTTTATTATTTTGATGAAATTTTATTCAGGATGGAGTTTAAGCAAGAAAGTAAACATTATTATAACATTAGTTATTGCATCATCATTTATAATGCCCTTTATATTAAATCCAGTAGAGCTTAATTATTCTGAAGCATATCTTAACAAAAAAGAAAATAATTTTAAATTAGAGTTAGATTCTTTATATAAGTATGCAACATTAAGCAAACCACCACAAACTCTTTCACAGGATAAACACATAATAATTTTTTTAAGTTTACGGTGTAAATATTGTAAAATTGCAGCAAATAAAATTAGAATTATTCATGAGAGGAATCCCAAAATTCCATTTTATTTTGTGCTAAATGGAGATATTGAAGATCTTGAACCTTTTTTCGAAAAAACCAGCTCTCAGAATATTCCACATTGTTTACTGTTAGGAAAAAGTTTTGTATATCTTGCAGGAACAAATATGCCTGTTATATATTTGGTAAATAATAGTATAGTAGAGAATGAGGTAAATTATATCGATTTGGATCAAGGCGAAATAGAAAAATGGTTAACTCAATAA
- a CDS encoding DUF2851 family protein, with amino-acid sequence MTEDFLHFVWQFGLFEREKLKAFTGEEIDIISTGQYNTDAGPDFFNARIRINGIEWAGNVEIHLRASDWKKHKHSNDLAYNNVILHIVEEYDTDISINNLPLPTIKLNYNKIALENYHKLYGSANKIACSRHIKNIDTNFFSLYFTSLAVERLKNKTDLIKQDLLKRGNNWEEVFYINIAKNFGFRVNNQPFLMLAESVNLKDLAKQKNNLLQIEAILFGQSGLLPKKSEHSYIRTLNSEYTFLKTKFALTPLQPSVWKFLRVRPVNFPTIRIAQFASLIHQSSSLFSKIIEQKSLTSLIDLFSLKASEYWDTHYAFEKHSPNEEKTLGKESIQILIINTVIPFLFIYGKEKGKEEISERALKFLEQLPAEKNTIINQWNGLNIKAKNALESQALIQLYNNYCMNRKCLKCQTGTTIIRSTKQLI; translated from the coding sequence ATGACTGAAGATTTTCTTCACTTTGTTTGGCAATTCGGACTTTTTGAACGAGAGAAGCTAAAGGCCTTTACAGGTGAAGAAATTGACATTATTTCGACTGGTCAATATAATACAGATGCAGGACCCGATTTTTTTAATGCACGAATTAGAATTAACGGAATTGAATGGGCAGGAAATGTAGAAATACATTTAAGAGCTTCAGACTGGAAAAAGCATAAACATTCAAATGATTTAGCATATAACAATGTTATTCTACACATTGTTGAAGAATACGATACTGATATTTCAATAAACAATTTACCATTACCTACTATTAAATTAAATTATAATAAAATTGCTTTAGAGAATTACCATAAACTTTATGGTTCGGCTAATAAAATTGCCTGTTCAAGACATATAAAAAATATTGACACAAATTTTTTTAGTCTGTATTTTACCTCTCTTGCAGTTGAAAGGCTAAAAAATAAAACGGACTTAATTAAACAAGATCTTTTAAAAAGGGGAAATAACTGGGAAGAAGTTTTTTATATTAATATTGCAAAAAACTTTGGATTCAGAGTAAATAATCAACCATTTTTAATGCTTGCAGAGTCTGTTAATTTAAAAGATTTAGCAAAACAAAAAAATAATTTACTTCAAATAGAGGCTATTTTATTTGGACAGTCGGGTTTACTCCCTAAAAAGTCAGAACATTCTTACATCAGAACATTAAACAGTGAATACACTTTTCTTAAAACAAAGTTTGCATTAACACCGTTACAGCCTTCGGTATGGAAATTTTTAAGAGTTAGACCTGTTAACTTTCCAACAATTAGAATTGCACAATTCGCATCACTTATTCATCAATCCTCGTCATTGTTTTCAAAAATTATTGAACAAAAAAGTTTGACTTCCCTAATAGATTTATTTTCATTAAAAGCATCAGAATATTGGGATACACATTATGCATTTGAAAAACATTCGCCTAACGAAGAAAAAACTTTAGGGAAAGAATCTATTCAAATACTTATAATTAATACTGTTATTCCTTTTCTTTTCATTTATGGTAAGGAAAAAGGAAAAGAGGAAATTTCTGAAAGAGCATTAAAATTTTTAGAACAATTACCAGCCGAAAAAAATACAATTATTAACCAATGGAATGGTCTTAATATTAAAGCTAAAAATGCTTTGGAATCTCAGGCATTAATACAACTTTACAATAATTATTGTATGAATCGTAAGTGTTTGAAATGCCAGACTGGAACAACAATAATCAGATCAACAAAGCAATTAATATGA
- a CDS encoding potassium channel protein — protein MKKQISFRSIYVLLGLILGIISLGIFGYMFIENYRFLDAFYMTIETVGTVGFREIKPLSDSGKIFTSLLIILSFGCFGYVITTFTKFMVEGFFRNYFLFAKMKNKISKLNGHIIVCGYGNNGTETIRELLEHNEKVVVIEKATEITEQLKINPDILFIEGDATNEDVLRETNIESAKALITTMPNDADNLYIVLTAKELNNKITIVSRASDNHAIKKLKRAGANNVIMPDKIGGNRMAKLVVQPDVVEFMEHIFLQQKRDIKVDEVSCSHSVFINKSIRDLDVRNASGANILGIRTGDGNYIINPSADTLIHSDDKLFVLGSPSQNEKLKDVLRGTA, from the coding sequence ATGAAAAAACAAATAAGTTTCAGATCTATTTATGTTTTGTTAGGATTAATTCTGGGCATTATTAGTTTAGGAATTTTTGGTTATATGTTTATCGAGAATTACAGATTTCTTGATGCATTTTACATGACTATAGAAACTGTTGGTACTGTAGGGTTTCGTGAAATAAAACCACTTAGCGATAGTGGAAAAATATTTACTTCATTACTTATTATATTAAGTTTTGGCTGTTTCGGTTATGTAATTACTACCTTTACCAAATTCATGGTTGAAGGTTTTTTTAGAAACTATTTTCTATTTGCTAAAATGAAAAATAAAATCTCAAAACTAAACGGGCATATTATTGTTTGTGGGTACGGAAATAACGGAACCGAAACAATAAGAGAATTGTTAGAACACAATGAAAAAGTAGTAGTTATTGAAAAAGCTACTGAAATTACAGAGCAACTTAAAATTAATCCTGATATATTGTTTATTGAAGGTGATGCAACAAATGAAGATGTATTACGAGAAACAAATATTGAGTCAGCCAAAGCACTAATAACAACTATGCCAAATGATGCAGACAATCTTTATATTGTGCTAACAGCAAAAGAACTTAACAACAAAATAACAATAGTCTCAAGAGCAAGCGATAATCATGCTATAAAGAAATTAAAAAGAGCTGGTGCTAATAATGTAATTATGCCTGATAAAATTGGTGGAAACAGAATGGCAAAACTGGTAGTACAGCCAGATGTTGTAGAATTTATGGAACATATATTCTTACAGCAAAAAAGAGATATTAAAGTAGATGAGGTTTCTTGTTCACATTCTGTTTTTATTAATAAATCTATACGCGATCTTGATGTAAGAAATGCATCAGGCGCTAATATTCTTGGAATTAGAACCGGTGATGGAAATTATATTATTAACCCTTCTGCAGATACTTTAATTCATAGCGACGACAAGTTATTCGTACTCGGGAGTCCTTCACAAAATGAAAAACTTAAAGACGTATTAAGGGGTACAGCGTAA
- a CDS encoding OmpA family protein: protein MNLKRSAILLFLLFSVSVAFGQSKDYQKGEEAFEFQEFWTAIEHFKVAYSKYTDPVKKAELIFKIALSYRSLYESKEAELWFKKAIKVKYPDPLAVLYYADALKMNGAFEEAIVEYNNFGKLVPGDKRAEIGVKSCELASKWIEKPTRYAVENMAFFNSKDQDFSPVYAKKDYKILYFTSNRSGSAGDQIHAVTGAGFMDLWETALDRKGKWSEPKVAEGTTINTPDDEGASSLNLKGNTLYFTRCRVDKKLILGCKLYQSARKGTAWGESTEILINGAVDSTSIGHPSISDDEMTLYFAANLPGGYGARDIWMIKRDKKNGPWNGDAINAGPEINTPGNEVFPYIRNNGKLYFSSDYHIGMGGLDIFEANPDAKTSKYKISNLKSPINSNSDDFGIIYEGETERGFFSSSRKGGKGGNDIYQFYLPPLQFNISGLIKDCKTDELVIGAKVLLKGSDGTSVEMVSEADGSYKFKLNPNTDYQIFTSKEKFLSGNGGESTKGLEENKDFKLDICMDAIREPIVLQNIEYDLGKWDLRPESMVSLDELVKTLNNNANIVIELGSHTDFRSDDKYNLDLSQKRAQSVVNYLIEKGIESDRLVAKGYGETTPKKVDKKLAERYSGFLKADDILTEPFIKKLSTVEEQEVCHQANRRTEFRVLREDYVSKKQNVIAPTNLPNETPENNTTPENTPENNNQ from the coding sequence ATGAATCTTAAACGATCAGCGATTTTACTTTTTTTGCTTTTTTCTGTTTCTGTTGCTTTTGGACAAAGCAAAGATTACCAGAAAGGCGAAGAAGCTTTCGAATTTCAGGAGTTTTGGACTGCAATAGAACATTTTAAAGTTGCTTATTCAAAATATACTGATCCTGTAAAAAAAGCCGAATTAATTTTTAAAATTGCTTTGAGCTACCGTTCACTTTACGAATCAAAAGAAGCTGAACTTTGGTTTAAAAAAGCTATTAAAGTTAAATATCCAGATCCGTTAGCAGTACTATACTATGCAGATGCACTAAAAATGAATGGTGCTTTTGAAGAAGCAATTGTAGAATACAATAATTTCGGAAAACTTGTTCCAGGTGATAAACGTGCAGAAATTGGGGTGAAATCATGCGAACTTGCTTCAAAATGGATTGAAAAACCAACCAGATATGCAGTAGAAAACATGGCTTTTTTCAACTCTAAAGACCAGGATTTCAGTCCCGTATATGCTAAAAAAGACTATAAAATTCTTTACTTTACATCCAATCGTTCAGGTTCAGCCGGAGATCAAATTCATGCTGTAACTGGAGCTGGTTTTATGGATTTATGGGAAACTGCATTAGATCGCAAAGGAAAATGGAGTGAGCCAAAAGTTGCTGAAGGAACAACCATAAATACTCCTGATGACGAAGGCGCTTCTTCTCTTAATTTAAAAGGAAATACATTATACTTTACACGTTGTAGAGTTGATAAAAAATTAATACTGGGTTGTAAATTATATCAGTCAGCACGTAAGGGAACTGCATGGGGTGAGTCAACTGAAATTTTAATTAATGGTGCTGTTGACAGTACTTCTATTGGGCATCCTTCTATTTCTGATGACGAAATGACACTTTACTTTGCAGCAAATCTACCTGGCGGATACGGTGCCCGTGATATTTGGATGATTAAACGCGACAAAAAGAACGGACCTTGGAATGGTGATGCTATTAATGCTGGACCAGAAATAAACACTCCTGGGAATGAAGTTTTTCCATACATAAGAAATAACGGAAAACTGTATTTCTCAAGCGATTACCATATTGGAATGGGAGGACTTGATATTTTTGAGGCAAATCCGGATGCTAAAACTTCAAAATATAAAATTTCCAATCTAAAATCACCCATTAACTCAAATTCAGATGATTTTGGAATTATATACGAAGGTGAAACAGAAAGAGGTTTTTTTAGTTCAAGCCGTAAAGGTGGAAAAGGTGGTAACGATATTTACCAATTTTATCTTCCTCCACTTCAATTTAATATTTCAGGTTTAATAAAAGATTGTAAAACCGATGAATTAGTAATTGGAGCAAAAGTATTATTAAAAGGTAGTGATGGAACTTCTGTAGAAATGGTTAGCGAAGCAGATGGCTCATATAAATTTAAACTAAATCCCAATACCGATTATCAAATTTTCACATCTAAAGAAAAATTTCTTAGTGGTAATGGCGGTGAATCAACCAAAGGTTTGGAAGAAAATAAAGATTTCAAACTTGATATCTGTATGGATGCAATCAGAGAACCTATTGTTCTTCAAAATATTGAGTACGATTTAGGAAAATGGGATTTAAGACCAGAGTCGATGGTTTCTCTTGATGAATTAGTAAAAACATTAAACAATAATGCAAATATTGTTATAGAGTTAGGTTCTCATACCGACTTTAGATCTGATGATAAATACAATCTTGACTTATCACAAAAACGCGCTCAATCTGTTGTTAATTATCTAATTGAAAAAGGTATTGAATCTGACAGACTAGTAGCAAAAGGATATGGTGAAACAACTCCTAAAAAGGTTGACAAAAAATTAGCTGAACGTTATTCCGGTTTTCTAAAAGCCGATGATATTCTAACTGAGCCATTCATTAAAAAACTTTCTACGGTTGAGGAACAGGAAGTTTGTCACCAGGCAAATCGTCGTACCGAATTCCGTGTACTTCGTGAAGATTATGTTTCAAAAAAACAAAATGTAATTGCTCCAACAAACTTACCAAACGAGACACCTGAAAATAATACTACACCTGAGAATACACCAGAAAATAATAATCAATAA
- the rsmA gene encoding 16S rRNA (adenine(1518)-N(6)/adenine(1519)-N(6))-dimethyltransferase RsmA encodes MSYVRPKKSLGQHFLIDQNIARKIVDSLNHKENILEIGPGKGVLSKYLLEKNYKSFKLVEIDRESIQFLNENFKLEPEQLIHADFLTINTKDLFSDNFAIIGNFPYNIGSQIFFKVLENRNQIDEVICMIQKEVAQRIAEKPGSRVYGILSVLLQAFYNIEYLFTVNEKVFSPPPKVKSAVIRLTRNNRENLNCDEKMFFSVVKAAFNQRRKTLSNSLKAIGTSNALSHPLLSKRAEQLTVDEFVELTNLITLNQ; translated from the coding sequence ATGAGCTATGTTAGACCTAAAAAAAGCCTTGGACAACATTTTTTAATTGATCAGAATATTGCCCGAAAAATTGTAGATAGCCTTAATCACAAAGAGAATATTCTCGAAATTGGCCCTGGTAAAGGTGTGTTAAGCAAATACCTTCTCGAAAAAAATTATAAAAGTTTTAAACTCGTTGAAATTGATAGGGAATCGATACAGTTTCTTAATGAAAACTTTAAACTGGAACCTGAGCAGCTCATTCATGCTGACTTCCTAACAATAAATACTAAAGATCTTTTTTCTGATAATTTTGCAATAATTGGAAACTTCCCATACAATATTGGGAGCCAGATTTTCTTCAAAGTTCTTGAAAACAGAAATCAGATTGACGAAGTAATTTGCATGATTCAGAAAGAGGTTGCTCAAAGAATTGCAGAAAAGCCTGGAAGCAGGGTTTATGGTATCTTAAGTGTACTTCTTCAGGCATTTTACAACATAGAGTATTTATTTACAGTTAACGAGAAAGTTTTTTCTCCCCCACCAAAAGTTAAATCTGCTGTTATAAGATTAACCAGAAATAATCGTGAAAACCTTAACTGTGACGAGAAAATGTTTTTTAGTGTTGTTAAAGCAGCATTTAACCAAAGAAGAAAAACATTATCAAACAGTTTAAAAGCAATCGGTACTTCAAATGCACTTTCGCATCCTTTGCTTAGTAAACGCGCCGAACAACTTACAGTTGATGAATTTGTTGAATTAACAAATCTTATAACCTTAAACCAATAA
- a CDS encoding phosphoribosylformylglycinamidine cyclo-ligase, protein MSQNERYSERGVSAAKEDVHNAIKNIDKGLFPNAFCKILPDYLTNDNNYCIAMHADGAGTKTSLAYLYWKETGDLSVWKGIAQDAIIMNIDDLLCIGSTGPFIVSSTIGRNKNIIPGEVISALINGFEEVLSDLRDLGIEAYSAGGETADVGDLVRTIILDSTVVCRMKKSDIISNHNILPDDVIIGFASDGKSTYETEYNSGMGSNGLTSARHDVFSNYIASKYPESYNPAISGNLVYTGKHTLTETIPDYPLNAGKMVLSPTRTYAPLINEIFKMHKGNIHGMVHCTGGAQTKVLHFVNNLHIVKNNLFPTPKLFSVIQSASETPWEEMYKVFNMGHRLEIYTKKEFANDIISISNSFNIDAKIIGHCEQFEGKKLTISSQYGEYTYLK, encoded by the coding sequence ATGAGCCAGAACGAAAGATATAGTGAGCGAGGTGTTTCAGCAGCCAAGGAAGATGTCCATAATGCAATAAAGAATATTGACAAAGGGCTTTTCCCAAATGCCTTTTGTAAAATTCTACCAGATTATTTAACAAATGACAATAATTATTGCATAGCAATGCATGCTGATGGTGCCGGCACAAAAACTTCTTTAGCATACCTTTATTGGAAAGAAACAGGCGATTTATCTGTATGGAAAGGCATTGCACAAGATGCAATTATTATGAATATTGATGATTTGCTATGCATTGGTTCTACAGGGCCATTTATTGTTTCTTCAACAATAGGTAGAAATAAAAACATTATACCAGGAGAAGTTATCTCTGCCTTAATAAATGGTTTCGAAGAAGTTCTTTCAGATCTTCGCGACTTAGGCATTGAGGCTTATTCAGCTGGGGGTGAAACAGCAGATGTAGGGGATTTGGTCAGAACAATTATATTAGACTCTACAGTAGTTTGCAGAATGAAAAAATCAGACATCATTTCAAATCATAACATTTTACCCGATGACGTAATTATTGGTTTTGCTTCTGATGGAAAATCGACATACGAAACTGAGTATAACAGCGGAATGGGTAGTAATGGTTTGACTTCTGCCAGACATGATGTTTTTTCAAATTACATTGCATCAAAATACCCTGAAAGCTATAACCCAGCAATATCGGGCAATTTAGTTTATACAGGAAAACATACCCTTACAGAAACAATACCTGATTACCCATTAAACGCGGGCAAAATGGTTCTATCTCCAACTAGAACATATGCACCTTTAATAAATGAAATATTTAAGATGCATAAGGGTAATATCCATGGAATGGTTCATTGTACAGGAGGAGCACAAACAAAAGTTCTCCACTTTGTTAATAATCTGCACATAGTTAAAAATAATCTTTTCCCCACACCAAAACTCTTTTCTGTAATTCAATCTGCATCAGAAACACCATGGGAAGAGATGTACAAAGTATTTAACATGGGGCATAGATTAGAAATATACACTAAAAAAGAATTTGCAAACGACATAATTTCAATTTCAAACTCATTTAACATTGATGCAAAAATAATTGGGCACTGTGAACAATTTGAAGGAAAAAAACTAACTATTTCAAGCCAATATGGTGAGTATACTTATTTAAAATAA
- the pyrF gene encoding orotidine-5'-phosphate decarboxylase — translation MTSQDIFKQIVNKKSFLCVGLDSEFDKIPACLKQTNDPVYAFNKAIVDATAKYTIAYKPNLAFYESLGISGWQSLEKTVKYIKDFYPEIFIIADAKRGDIGNTSKMYAQAFFEKLPFDAVTVAPYMGEDSVSPFLSYPGKFVILLALTSNKGANDFQFLTNPEGEKLFEKVLKISQKWATADQMMYVVGATRAEMLTDVRKLVPEHFLLVPGVGAQGGSLSEVAKYGMNSKCGLIVNSSRAIIFADSTEKFAERASEEAQKVQIEMETLLKEHKII, via the coding sequence ATGACTTCACAAGATATATTTAAACAAATTGTAAATAAAAAAAGCTTTTTGTGTGTTGGACTTGATTCTGAATTTGATAAAATTCCGGCTTGTTTAAAACAAACTAATGATCCTGTTTATGCATTTAACAAAGCAATTGTTGATGCTACTGCAAAATATACCATTGCCTATAAACCAAATCTTGCTTTTTATGAAAGCCTTGGTATTAGCGGATGGCAAAGCCTTGAAAAAACAGTTAAATACATTAAAGATTTTTATCCTGAGATATTTATTATTGCAGATGCAAAACGTGGAGATATTGGAAACACATCAAAAATGTATGCACAGGCATTCTTCGAAAAATTACCTTTTGATGCTGTTACAGTTGCTCCTTATATGGGAGAAGATAGCGTGAGTCCGTTTTTATCATATCCCGGAAAATTTGTTATTTTGTTAGCGCTAACATCAAACAAAGGAGCAAATGACTTTCAGTTTCTGACTAATCCAGAAGGGGAAAAACTATTTGAAAAAGTTCTTAAAATATCTCAGAAATGGGCTACTGCTGATCAAATGATGTACGTTGTTGGTGCTACACGTGCTGAGATGCTAACTGATGTAAGAAAATTAGTACCTGAGCATTTTTTATTAGTGCCGGGTGTTGGCGCACAAGGCGGAAGTTTAAGTGAAGTTGCAAAATATGGAATGAATTCAAAATGCGGTTTAATAGTAAACTCCTCACGTGCAATTATTTTTGCCGATTCAACTGAGAAATTTGCAGAACGCGCTTCTGAAGAAGCACAAAAAGTTCAAATTGAAATGGAGACATTGCTAAAGGAACATAAGATTATATAA